The region AGAATACAGCTATTATTCAGGATTTTATCACGGGAGACATTTTGAAGAACATTGCGTACGCTATCTAGATGATGAACGGACAGATGTAGATAAATTAAAAATAGGAAAATTTTGCTCTATTGCATCTGGTGCTGCATTTATGATGGCTGGAAATCAAGGTCACAGGCACGATTGGATATCTTCATATCCATTCTTTTACTCTGACTTATCAGAAAATGCAAATGATGGGTGTGCATTTAGTGGAGATACCATAGTAGGCAATGATGTTTGGATTGGAACAGATGCAATCATACTCTCTGGAGTACACATCGGCGATGGCGCAGTAATAGCAGCACATGCTGTTGTGACAAAAGATGTACCGCCATACACAATAGTTGGTGGAAATCCAGCTCGACCTATAAAAAAGAGGTTTAATGATGAATACATCAATCTCCTATTGGAAATGAAGTGGTGGGACTGGCCTATAGAGACCATAAAAAATGCTGTTCCAATTTTGTGTAGCAATCAATTCGATCTTTTAGAAAAATTCTATAAAAGTATGAAATTATAAATTTAAAATATGAGAAGGTGAATTCACAATGAAAAATATAGTTCCAGTATTACTTGGCACAGATATAAACGCATATAGCATGACCCGAACTTTTCACGAAGCCTATGGTGTCAAATCATATATCATAGGAAAGATGTATTCTGGCCCGATTAAAAATTCAAAAATAATAGAAAAAGTAATTCTTGAGCCAAATATCGAGCAAAATGAAAGATTTTTAGAAATCATACTTCCTCTTGGAAAAGAATTAAAATCAAAAGGAATTACACCATTTATTTTTGCATGTGGAGACAATTACATTCGCCTTGTTACTAAAAACAAAGACGCTCTTAGCAAATACTTCATTGTTCCATTCATAGATGACGATTTGGCAGATAAGTTAATTTTAAAAGAAAATTTTTACAAACTATGCGATGAATACAACATAGATTATCCTAAAACATTTTCTTTTGATTGTAATTCTGACCTAAATATTGAGGATATAAATCTAAATTTTCCTCTAATAATAAAGCCATCTAATAGTGTTACCTACTGGGATTTTCCTTTTGAAGGACAAGAAAAAGTATTCTTAGCAAATGATTTAAATGACGGTAAACGGATTTTGAACGATATATTAAAATCAGGATACCGAGACGGACTTATATTTCAAGAATTCATACCAGGATCTGATGATCATATGTATGTGCTCACTTGTTACTCTAATCAGAGAAAAAAAGTCGTAATGACTGCTCTAGGACATGTTCTCTTAGAAGAACACACTCCAAAGGGCAAGGGAAATCATGC is a window of Tissierellales bacterium DNA encoding:
- a CDS encoding CatB-related O-acetyltransferase; this translates as MKNIFTSWKDSYLIKEHITNPNIEVGEYSYYSGFYHGRHFEEHCVRYLDDERTDVDKLKIGKFCSIASGAAFMMAGNQGHRHDWISSYPFFYSDLSENANDGCAFSGDTIVGNDVWIGTDAIILSGVHIGDGAVIAAHAVVTKDVPPYTIVGGNPARPIKKRFNDEYINLLLEMKWWDWPIETIKNAVPILCSNQFDLLEKFYKSMKL